One Brassica napus cultivar Da-Ae chromosome C4, Da-Ae, whole genome shotgun sequence genomic region harbors:
- the LOC125586199 gene encoding uncharacterized protein LOC125586199: MKVTCWNCRGLGSDSTVRRLKEINRKYLPDIICLSETKQQDDHIRDVGAQLGFLHFVSVPPRGLSGGLVIYWHQHVQLSILSSSPNLIDCKVSINGSSSFYFSFIYGQPNQSLRSQVWERIDRLGIGRRNAPWILLGDFNEILGNHEKIGGRERPAISFQDFRNMIRNNNLQDLKSVGNRFSWVGKHGTHDIQCCLDITMANRLWLQEFPASETEFLEIGESDHRSLVTFISHEKEEPKRVFRYDSRLPNKEGFNESVCRGWKGSGQTQLLQQPLAQRLRQCRSQISIWKKHNRSNTEERIQVLRGRLDRAITTAASTHEINTVREELNQAYIEEEIFWKQKSRVMWLRAGDKNTKYFHSIAKVKRNRLNLSSIQDSNGVVHRGQRQIAQVAQEYFQNLFGNSNANTSLYPEVFGSFQRRVTTEMNADLIKEVSEEEIREAMFDIGAHKTPGPDGFSAVFYHQYWEDIKEDIVTEVKGFFQEGNLDPQLNHTNLCLIPKVYPPTGMTEFRPISLCNVAYKVISKVLVNRLK; this comes from the coding sequence ATGAAAGTAACCTGTTGGAACTGTCGAGGTTTAGGCAGTGACTCGACAGTTCGACGCCTTAAGGAGATCAATAGAAAGTATCTCCCAGACATCATTTGCCTGTCTGAAACCAAACAACAAGATGATCATATCAGAGATGTGGGTGCTCAGCTTGGTTTTCTTCATTTTGTCTCAGTTCCTCCACGAGGTCTTAGTGGTGGTTTAGTTATCTATTGGCATCAGCATGTACAGCTTTCAATTTTAAGTTCTTCTCCTAATCTTATCGATTGTAAAGTCAGTATTAATGGAAGCAGCTCTTTCTATTTCTCGTTTATTTACGGTCAACCAAATCAGAGTTTGCGTTCACAAGTATGGGAAAGGATAGACCGGCTTGGTATTGGAAGGAGAAACGCACCATGGATACTATTAGGTGATTTCAATGAAATCCTTGGTAATCATGAGAAGATAGGAGGAAGAGAAAGGCCAGCGATATCTTTCCAAGATTTCAGAAATATGATCAGAAACAACAACCTTCAGGATCTGAAGTCTGTTGGTAATCGATTCTCTTGGGTTGGAAAACATGGCACGCACGACATTCAATGTTGCCTTGATATAACAATGGCTAATAGACTATGGCTTCAAGAATTCCCGGCCTCTGAAACAGAGTTCCTGGAAATAGGTGAATCTGATCATCGCTCTCTAGTCACTTTTATCTCACATGAGAAAGAAGAACCAAAACGGGTTTTCAGATATGATAGTAGACTGCCAAACAAAGAAGGTTTCAATGAGTCAGTCTGTAGAGGATGGAAGGGTTCAGGGCAGACGCAATTGCTACAACAACCTTTAGCACAAAGACTAAGACAATGTAGAAGTCAAATCTCTATATGGAAGAAACACAACAGGAGTAACACTGAAGAACGAATACAAGTCCTAAGAGGCAGACTTGATAGAGCTATTACTACTGCTGCATCAACTCACGAGATAAATACAGTTCGAGAGGAGTTGAATCAAGCCTATATTGAGGAAGAAATCTTCTGGAAACAAAAGAGCAGGGTGATGTGGTTAAGAGCTGGTGACAAGAATACCAAATATTTTCACTCCATTGCGAAGGTGAAAAGAAATAGATTGAATCTCTCATCTATCCAGGATAGTAACGGAGTAGTCCACCGAGGTCAGAGACAAATTGCTCAAGTTGCACAAgagtattttcaaaatttatttggaAATTCTAACGCCAATACTTCACTCTATCCTGAAGTCTTTGGAAGCTTCCAGAGACGAGTAACTACTGAGATGAATGCTGATCTGATTAAGGAAGTCTCAGAGGAAGAAATCAGAGAGGCTATGTTTGATATTGGTGCTCACAAAACGCCTGGTCCGGATGGATTCTCAGCCGTCTTCTATCATCAATATTGGGAAGACATTAAAGAAGATATTGTTACGGAAGTTAAGGGATTTTTCCAGGAAGGTAATCTTGATCCTCAGCTGAATCATACTAATCTGTGTCTGATCCCCAAAGTCTATCCACCAACTGGAATGACTGAATTTAGACCCATTTCTCTTTGTAATGTGGCCTATAAAGTCATTTCAAAAGTTTTGGTGAATCGGTTAAAGTAA